In the Mycolicibacter minnesotensis genome, CGAGTTCGTCGCAGAGGGGAGTGTGCATGACCTACTCCTTAAACGGGGCCGGTTGATTGAAGTGGAACGTGTTCTAATTAAGTACCAGACGCGGCGTCACGAGGCCAGTCAGGCCTAGGTGGGCTGGTAAAACCTAACACTACCGCCAATCGTGTCTTGGAGCATCGGGCAGCTCAGCGGGTGGAGACCGCGCGCAGCAGCGCCGCCCCGAAACCCGCGACGCTGCGCAAGGATCGGCCGCCGCCTGTGCCGGGGGCGGTGACCCGCAGCACCGGCCAGCCGTGGGCGGCGGCCAAGGCCGCCAGCCGCGGACGTGGATTGACCGGTCGAGGCCGGCCCACCAGGGACATCAACGCGGCGTCCTCGTCGCCGTCGGCGTAAAAGAAGCTGGCGGTGAGGTCGACGTCGTTTTCCGCGCAGAACCGCTGCACCGTGCTCGCCTTCTGGGGACCCCACACCACGGGCTTGACGATGTCGCCGGTCAGGAGACCCGATGCGTCCAGTTCGAAGCGGTTGCACAGCACCTGCTCGATCCCCAGAAAGCGGGCGACCGGGGCGGCGTGGATGGTCAGTGCCGAGGAACTGAGCACCACGGTGTGACCACGCCGTTGATGGGCGCGCACGATCTCGTGCATGTGCGGATAGATCCGTCCGGTGATGTGGTCGTCGAACAGGCGGG is a window encoding:
- a CDS encoding HAD-IB family hydrolase; the protein is MAAVPSDLIADVANADPGPRVGAFFDLDGTLVAGFTATAHAGDRIRRRQARAGEVLGVVEAAVRYRLGRMQFERLLVRAAGYLRGESIRELEQVGARLFDDHITGRIYPHMHEIVRAHQRRGHTVVLSSSALTIHAAPVARFLGIEQVLCNRFELDASGLLTGDIVKPVVWGPQKASTVQRFCAENDVDLTASFFYADGDEDAALMSLVGRPRPVNPRPRLAALAAAHGWPVLRVTAPGTGGGRSLRSVAGFGAALLRAVSTR